A genomic window from Pecten maximus chromosome 4, xPecMax1.1, whole genome shotgun sequence includes:
- the LOC117325074 gene encoding heparan sulfate glucosamine 3-O-sulfotransferase 5-like, with protein MSTGYPSPGSQTPSIYMDCPGIFSADVTSRERSKSCLCGPAHAVCIIMKGKGRQLWMLMCVICVVLCFSAYSNSVVWRTMAVNTFSPNEELSVAGARKLLEEEEWGTEKLHPPGTDKRLPQSVIFGVRKCGTRAMLEFLGLHPQIRPADHEVHYFDDDINYNLGINWYRNQMPYSFHDQVTIEKSPRYFITEKVPERISSMNHSIKLIVLLRNPTVRVISDYTQVYYNKKAKGKVHEKLEKLAIEPSTGEVNTRYKAVRISIYHQHFERWLKVFRPDQFHIVDGDNLIVRPWEEIALVEEFLGLPHKITREHFYYNSTRGFYCMKLGHEKCLGATKGRRHPFTDPVAIDKLRAFFKPHNQLLFQMINRTFDWE; from the coding sequence ATGTCGACCGGATATCCATCGCCGGGGTCGCAAACTCCCAGTATCTACATGGATTGTCCGGGAATCTTCAGCGCTGATGTGACGTCAAGAGAACGCTCAAAGTCTTGTCTCTGTGGCCCGGCACATGCAGTATGCATCATAATGAAGGGCAAGGGAAGACAACTTTGGATGTTAATGTGTGTAATCTGTGTAGTGCTATGTTTTAGTGCCTATAGCAACAGTGTGGTATGGAGAACCATGGCCGTGAATACATTCTCTCCTAATGAGGAGTTGTCTGTTGCTGGGGCTCGCAAGCTCCTGGAAGAGGAAGAATGGGGTACAGAAAAGCTGCACCCTCCTGGAACAGACAAGAGACTCCCTCAGTCTGTTATATTTGGTGTACGTAAATGTGGTACTCGGGCAATGCTTGAGTTCCTAGGACTTCATCCACAGATCCGACCTGCTGATCATGAGGTACACTACTTTGATGATGACATCAACTATAATCTGGGAATTAACTGGTACAGAAATCAGATGCCTTACTCCTTCCATGATCAAGTCACCATAGAGAAAAGTCCACGATATTTCATCACAGAAAAAGTTCCCGAAAGAATCTCAAGTATGAATCATTCAATAAAACTTATTGTTCTTCTTAGAAATCCGACTGTGAGAGTAATCTCGGACTATACACAAGTGTATTATAACAAAAAGGCCAAAGGGAAAGTTCACGAGAAACTAGAGAAGCTAGCTATTGAGCCTTCCACTGGGGAAGTGAACACACGCTACAAGGCTGTACGTATCAGTATATATCACCAACACTTTGAGCGGTGGCTGAAGGTGTTTCGGCCCGACCAGTTCCACATAGTTGATGGTGATAACCTAATAGTTCGGCCTTGGGAGGAGATTGCTCTGGTCGAGGAATTCTTGGGATTACCACATAAAATCACACGAGAGCATTTTTACTATAACTCAACTCGTGGATTTTATTGTATGAAGTTAGGACACGAAAAGTGTTTAGGTGCTACAAAGGGGAGACGGCACCCCTTCACTGATCCTGTGGCCATCGACAAATTACGTGCTTTCTTCAAGCCACACAATCAGTTGTTGTTTCAAATGATCAACAGGACATTTGACTGGGAGTGA